From one Streptomyces sp. N50 genomic stretch:
- a CDS encoding UDP-N-acetylmuramoyl-L-alanyl-D-glutamate--2,6-diaminopimelate ligase: MTYPGPPRPARISATPLAELADQLGAAEPVPTAEITGITHDSRAVRPGDLYAALPGARLHGADFVTQAAGLGAAAVLTDPAGADRAAATGLPVLVVEDPRGQMGELAATIYGHPGRDLLQIGITGTSGKTTTAYLVEGGLKTVRSTGLIGTVETRIGDERIKSERTTPEATDLQALFAVMLERGVDAVAMEVSSHALVLGRVDACVFDIAVFTNLSPEHMEFHTGMEDYFQAKAQLFTPLRSRQGVVNLDDAYGRRLAAEATVPVVTYSAEGHPDADWRAEDVEVGPMDSTFTAIGPKGELITARSPLAGSFNVANTLAAIAALATAGLDPQLAADGIAAVPGVPGRLERVDVGQPYLAVVDYAHKTDAVESVLRALRKVTEGKVHVVLGCGGDRDRTKREPMGAAVARLADTAVLTSDNPRSEDPLAILATMLQGAASVPAHERGEVQVFEDRAAAIAAAVARAQPGDTVLVAGKGHEQGQDIAGVVRPFDDRQVLREAIQKTQG; this comes from the coding sequence GTGACCTACCCGGGGCCGCCCAGGCCGGCGCGGATCTCCGCCACACCCCTCGCGGAACTCGCCGACCAACTGGGCGCCGCCGAGCCGGTGCCGACCGCCGAGATCACGGGCATCACCCATGACTCGCGCGCCGTCCGCCCCGGCGACCTGTACGCCGCGCTGCCCGGCGCCCGGCTGCACGGCGCCGACTTCGTCACCCAGGCGGCAGGCCTCGGCGCCGCAGCCGTCCTGACGGACCCGGCCGGCGCCGACCGCGCGGCCGCGACGGGCCTGCCGGTGCTGGTCGTCGAGGACCCGCGCGGGCAGATGGGCGAGCTGGCGGCGACCATCTACGGCCACCCCGGCCGCGATCTGCTCCAGATCGGCATCACCGGGACGTCCGGCAAGACCACCACCGCGTACCTGGTGGAGGGCGGCCTGAAAACGGTCCGGTCCACCGGTCTGATCGGCACGGTCGAGACGCGCATCGGCGACGAGCGCATCAAGTCGGAGCGCACGACCCCCGAAGCCACCGATCTCCAGGCCCTGTTCGCGGTCATGCTGGAGCGCGGGGTCGACGCGGTCGCGATGGAGGTCTCCAGCCACGCGCTGGTCCTCGGCCGGGTCGACGCCTGCGTCTTCGACATCGCGGTCTTCACCAACCTCAGCCCGGAACACATGGAGTTCCACACGGGCATGGAGGACTACTTTCAGGCCAAGGCCCAGCTGTTCACCCCGCTGCGCAGCCGTCAGGGCGTGGTCAACCTCGACGACGCGTACGGCCGCAGGCTCGCCGCCGAGGCCACGGTCCCCGTGGTCACCTACTCCGCCGAGGGCCACCCGGACGCCGACTGGCGCGCCGAGGACGTCGAAGTCGGCCCGATGGACTCGACGTTCACCGCGATCGGCCCCAAGGGTGAGCTGATCACGGCCCGTTCGCCGCTGGCCGGCTCCTTCAACGTGGCCAACACCCTCGCCGCGATCGCCGCCCTCGCCACCGCGGGCCTCGACCCGCAGCTCGCCGCCGACGGCATCGCCGCGGTGCCGGGCGTGCCGGGGCGCCTGGAGCGCGTGGACGTGGGGCAGCCGTATCTCGCGGTCGTCGACTACGCCCACAAGACGGACGCCGTCGAATCGGTCCTGCGCGCGCTGCGCAAGGTCACCGAGGGCAAGGTGCACGTCGTGCTCGGCTGCGGCGGGGACCGGGACAGGACGAAACGTGAGCCCATGGGTGCCGCCGTCGCCCGGCTCGCCGACACCGCCGTACTGACCTCCGACAACCCCCGCTCCGAGGACCCCCTCGCGATCCTCGCGACGATGCTCCAGGGGGCCGCGTCGGTGCCCGCGCACGAGCGTGGCGAGGTCCAGGTCTTCGAGGACCGGGCCGCCGCCATCGCCGCCGCCGTGGCCCGCGCACAGCCGGGCGACACCGTGCTGGTCGCGGGCAAGGGCCACGAGCAGGGCCAGGACATCGCCGGAGTGGTCCGTCCCTTCGACGACCGCCAGGTGCTTCGCGAAGCTATCCAGAAGACCCAGGGATGA
- a CDS encoding UDP-N-acetylmuramoyl-tripeptide--D-alanyl-D-alanine ligase produces the protein MIALSLAEIAEVVGGQTHDIPDPSVQVTGPVVRDSREVEPGSLFVAFVGEHVDGHDFAEAVVEAGAVALLASRPVGVPAIVVDDVQSALGALARHVVRRLGATLVALTGSAGKTSTKDLIAQVLARKAPTVFTPGSLNNEIGLPLTALSATAETRFLVLEMGARGIGHIRYLADLTPPKIGLVLNVGTAHIGEFGGREQIAQAKGELVEALPSVEDGGVAVLNADDPLVRAMASRTKAKVILFGESGEADVRAENVRLTDSGQPAFSLHTPSGCSEVTMRLYGEHHVSNALAAAAVAHELGMSADEIATALSEAGSLSRWRMEVTERPDGVTIVNDAYNANPESMRAALRALAAMGKASQAEGGRTWAVLGKMAELGDEALAEHDAVGRLAVRLNVGKLVAVGGREASWLQLGAYNEGSWGEESVHVSDAQAAVDLLRSELRPGDVVLVKASRSVGLESVAQALIETGAEGEVAAR, from the coding sequence GTGATCGCCCTCTCCCTCGCCGAGATCGCAGAAGTCGTCGGCGGGCAGACGCACGACATACCGGATCCGTCCGTCCAGGTCACCGGCCCGGTGGTCCGCGACTCCCGGGAAGTGGAACCCGGCAGCCTCTTCGTCGCCTTCGTCGGCGAGCACGTCGACGGCCACGACTTCGCGGAAGCGGTCGTCGAGGCGGGCGCGGTGGCCCTGTTGGCGTCCCGCCCGGTCGGCGTCCCCGCGATCGTCGTGGACGACGTCCAGAGCGCCCTGGGCGCCCTCGCCCGTCATGTCGTACGACGGCTCGGCGCGACCCTCGTGGCCCTCACCGGCTCGGCGGGCAAGACCAGCACCAAGGACCTCATCGCGCAGGTGCTCGCGCGCAAGGCGCCCACGGTGTTCACGCCGGGATCGTTGAACAATGAGATCGGGCTGCCGCTGACCGCGCTGAGCGCCACCGCCGAGACGAGGTTCCTCGTCCTGGAGATGGGCGCCCGCGGCATCGGTCACATCCGCTACCTCGCGGATCTGACGCCCCCGAAGATCGGCCTCGTCCTCAACGTCGGCACCGCCCACATCGGCGAGTTCGGCGGCCGGGAGCAGATCGCACAGGCAAAGGGTGAACTCGTAGAAGCGCTCCCTTCAGTCGAGGACGGCGGCGTCGCGGTCCTCAACGCGGACGATCCGCTCGTGCGGGCCATGGCGTCCCGTACGAAGGCGAAGGTGATCCTTTTCGGAGAGTCCGGCGAAGCGGACGTACGGGCCGAGAACGTGAGACTCACGGACAGCGGACAGCCCGCCTTCAGCCTTCACACACCCTCCGGGTGCAGCGAAGTGACCATGCGCCTGTACGGTGAGCACCACGTGTCGAACGCGCTCGCCGCGGCCGCCGTCGCCCATGAGCTGGGCATGTCCGCAGACGAGATCGCCACCGCGCTCTCCGAGGCGGGCTCCCTCTCCCGCTGGCGGATGGAGGTCACCGAGCGACCGGACGGCGTGACCATCGTCAACGACGCCTACAACGCGAACCCCGAGTCCATGCGAGCCGCCTTGCGCGCGCTCGCTGCAATGGGCAAGGCCTCACAGGCAGAGGGGGGAAGGACGTGGGCGGTGCTCGGCAAGATGGCCGAGCTCGGGGACGAGGCGCTCGCCGAGCACGACGCGGTCGGACGGCTGGCCGTCCGGCTCAATGTCGGCAAGCTCGTCGCGGTCGGGGGCAGGGAAGCGTCCTGGCTGCAACTGGGCGCATATAACGAGGGTTCGTGGGGTGAGGAGTCGGTGCACGTGTCCGACGCACAGGCGGCGGTCGACCTGTTGCGCAGCGAGTTGCGCCCGGGAGACGTCGTTCTCGTGAAGGCGTCCCGGTCGGTCGGGCTCGAGAGCGTGGCGCAGGCGCTCATCGAGACCGGTGCCGAGGGTGAGGTTGCCGCCCGATGA